In Deltaproteobacteria bacterium, one DNA window encodes the following:
- the cheB gene encoding chemotaxis-specific protein-glutamate methyltransferase CheB, with translation MQSLKVLIVDDSAVYRTQITAALEGISWIELVGTASNGRIALERIESLKPDFVILDLEMPELDGIATLKEMKQRRLRCKTLVFSSHSKKGSEITLQALSLGATDFVAKPDRQAGQEHGDSPSERIRSLILPKLEALKPTQVIHADSRRSTTVTRASGVLWDIFKPRIVVIGSSTGGPTVLEKIVALLRPPLVVPIVIAQHMPPVFTATFAERLSNISGIPALEAEDQMPLESGKIYVAPGDYHVRITGTTEDPLLTLDQGPKINSVRPAVDPLFESAAAVYGERCLAIVLTGMGSDGKAGAAAIKDRRGAVVLQDEQSCVVFGMPGAVFAAGNYDLVGDPEQIARWLNEKTSLQSPHIASHGGRHV, from the coding sequence ATGCAAAGTCTAAAAGTTCTCATTGTCGACGATTCTGCAGTCTATAGGACGCAGATTACGGCGGCACTTGAGGGCATTAGCTGGATCGAGCTTGTTGGCACGGCTTCCAACGGGCGCATAGCTTTAGAAAGAATTGAGTCTCTTAAGCCAGACTTCGTCATTCTCGACCTTGAAATGCCAGAGCTCGATGGCATCGCCACGTTAAAAGAGATGAAGCAGCGGCGTCTGCGTTGCAAGACGCTCGTATTTTCATCTCACTCCAAAAAGGGCAGCGAGATCACTCTCCAAGCCTTGTCCCTGGGCGCTACAGATTTTGTCGCAAAACCCGACCGACAGGCCGGACAGGAACATGGTGACTCACCCTCTGAGCGCATCAGATCTCTCATCCTACCTAAACTAGAAGCCTTGAAACCAACCCAGGTGATCCATGCTGATAGCCGCAGGTCGACGACAGTAACCAGAGCCTCTGGTGTGCTTTGGGATATCTTTAAACCGCGCATCGTCGTCATCGGTTCATCGACTGGTGGACCGACCGTGCTCGAAAAAATTGTCGCCCTACTAAGACCACCACTGGTGGTCCCCATCGTGATCGCCCAGCATATGCCGCCAGTCTTCACCGCTACTTTCGCTGAACGCCTAAGTAATATTTCTGGCATACCAGCTCTTGAGGCCGAGGACCAAATGCCTTTGGAATCTGGAAAGATCTACGTTGCCCCTGGCGATTATCATGTGCGTATCACTGGAACCACGGAAGATCCGCTATTGACTCTCGATCAGGGGCCAAAAATAAATTCCGTGCGTCCAGCGGTTGATCCGCTATTTGAATCGGCGGCAGCGGTTTACGGCGAACGGTGTCTCGCCATAGTCCTAACGGGTATGGGTTCTGATGGTAAAGCTGGAGCCGCAGCTATCAAAGATCGGCGCGGTGCAGTGGTGCTGCAGGATGAACAGTCCTGCGTCGTCTTTGGCATGCCGGGCGCAGTATTTGCGGCTGGCAACTACGACCTAGTTGGTGATCCCGAGCAGATTGCAAGGTGGCTGAATGAGAAGACCAGCCTGCAGAGTCCACATATTGCTAGCCACGGAGGTAGGCATGTTTGA
- a CDS encoding response regulator: MRRPACRVHILLATEVGMFEILIIDDTRAVHAFLKSVLAPFTDLRLTSVANGSEGLVTLQGGKSFDLILLDWEMPVMDGPTTFASLRANGCHTPVIMMTTKNEPDDIARMLRAGVNEYMMKPFTLDIILEKIEFATGKVIQLAS, translated from the coding sequence ATGAGAAGACCAGCCTGCAGAGTCCACATATTGCTAGCCACGGAGGTAGGCATGTTTGAGATTTTGATTATTGACGATACACGTGCTGTTCATGCCTTTTTAAAATCCGTACTGGCGCCCTTTACCGATCTAAGGCTAACCAGTGTGGCAAATGGCTCTGAGGGCCTCGTGACCTTGCAAGGCGGGAAATCCTTCGACCTGATTCTCCTTGATTGGGAAATGCCCGTCATGGATGGACCGACCACTTTTGCCTCGCTGAGAGCCAATGGTTGCCACACGCCAGTCATCATGATGACTACGAAAAACGAGCCTGACGATATCGCAAGGATGCTCAGAGCTGGAGTCAATGAGTACATGATGAAACCTTTCACTCTCGATATCATCCTGGAGAAAATCGAGTTTGCCACGGGAAAGGTGATTCAACTTGCTTCTTGA